Sequence from the Thermoanaerobacter uzonensis DSM 18761 genome:
GGTATACCGTCTTTAAAATCTAATTATGGAATTACGACTTTCTACGATAATCCACCATATATGATTCCAGATTCAACTGTATTCTTGTTTATCAATACTACTAAAGCACCGCTAAATAATGTAGAATTAAGACGCGCTATGGCATATGCGATTAATCCTAAAGTAATAGTAGATAAAGCATACGAGAATCAGGTAATGGCTGCAAACCCATTGGGATTTTTGCCTATTAAAGCATGGGAAGAATATTATGATAACAATGTGGTTTCACAATATGGATTTAGTTATGACCCTCAGAAAGCGAAATCAATTTTGGATGCAGCAGGATTTAAATTGGGTAGTGATGGTATAAGAACAGCACCTGACGGGAAAAAGTTTAAGTTAGAAATTAGCGTTCCATATGGTTGGACAGATTGGATGGAATCAGCTAAGATTATTGCAGATCAATTAAAAGCTGTAGGACTTGATGTAGAAGCCAAATTTCCTGATTTCAATAAATATTATGAAGATTTGACAAAAGGTAATTTTGATTTAATGATTAATAGTTTTGGTAGCCAGACATCAATAAGTCCATGGACACTATATAACTGGTTGTTCGCAGAAATAAAAGATACACAGTATAATGGCAATTTTGGACGTTTTGATGCTCCTGGATTACGAGATTTAGTAGACAAATTTAATGAAACTAAGATGGGAAGCCCAGAGGCCAAACAAGTTGCTTCACAGTTAGAAGAAATTTTCTTAAAAAATATGCCTGCTATACCTATTTGGTATAATGGTTTGTGGTTCCAGGCATCTAATGCAGTATGGGAGAATTGGCCTACAGAACATGACCCATATGCTTACCCATGTGGTTGGGGTGGCAGATGGCAAACTGGTGGAACAATGACATTAATGAAAATAAAACCGAAAGCTTCGCAGTAATAAATGGGGGTATATAAATGTTAAAATATTTGATAAAGAAATTATACATTTACATTTTAACTTTCTTTTTTGCAGTTACAATTGATTGGTTAATCCCCAGGTTTATGCCTGGGGACCCTATTGGAGTATTAGTTTCACGTTTTACAGGATTGCCAGAATCCGCAAAGGTAATGTACAGTTATTTAACTAAAGCATTTGGACTTCAATTACCTTTGTGGAAACAATATATTAACTTTTGGATAGCTATATTTAAAGGAGATTTGGGAATAAGTATCTACTTATATCCAAAACCTGTTTTGTCAATTATTGCGCAATCTGTACCATATACTTTAATTGTATTATTACCGGCAATTTTATTAAGTTGGACAGTAGGAAACTATATAGGAGCAATTTCGGCGAGACATAAAAGTTTAGATTCTAGCATGTTACCTATTTTTTATATTATAACTTCCATTCCCTATATGTGGTTAGGAATTCTTTTAGCATGGGCATTAGGTATTGTATTTGGAATTTTTCCTATAGCTGGGGCCTACAGTTTTAGTATGAGACCTAATTGGTCATGGCAGTTTGTAGTAGATTTTTTAAGACACTGGATATTACCTTTCCTGTCTCTCTTTATAGTGCAAATTGGTGGTTGGGCGATAGGTATGAGAAATTTAATAATATATGAACTTGAGGCTAATTATTCAAGATATTTAGAAGCTTTAGGAGCATCAGAAGGGCTTATTAGGAGATATGCTTTTAAAAATGCTATACTTCCACAGATTACAGGTTTGGCTCTTCAATTGGGTACAATTGTCGCAGGTTCCATAGCGACAGAGGTGGTTTTTGCTTATCCGGGAATGGGATATATATTGTTGCAAGGAATATTAAACCAGGATTATTTTTTGGTCCAAGGAGTGTTTTTATTCATAATCATTGGAGTATTACTTGCTAACTTTCTGGTAGACATACTTTATATGATAGTTGATCCAAGGATCAGACTAGGACTTGGAGGAGAAAATGTATGAAAGAGTTTATGTATTTTGCATTTAAAAATACGAAATTTAAAATAGGCTTGGCTATATTACTTTTTTTCTTGATATTGGCTATAATTGGGCCATACATTTCTCATTATAAAGATCCACTAGGATATGTCAGTATGAGTAATCTTCCTCCAAGCAGAGAAAACTGGTTAGGGACAACAACCTTTGGGCAAGATGTCTTTACCCAGTTTATATACGGACTCAGGTCGACATTTTTTATTGGGTTATTTGGAGGAGGACTTGCCACAATAATAGGGCTTTTAATTGGTTTTATAGCAGGATACAAAGGCGGATTATTAGACGACCTTTTAATGATGTTGACGAACATATTAATAGTAATACCCACATTAGCTTTACTCATAATCATAGCAGCCTATTTACCTTATAGAGGAATAGGGATACAAAGCGTGATAATAGGTTTGACAGCATGGCCATGGACAGCAAGAGCTGTACGCGCCCAAACACTTTCTTTAAGGTCGAGAGAGTTTGTGAATTTAGCTAAAATAACAGCATTGAGACCATTAAAAATAGTTTTAGAAGAAATAGCGCCAAATATGATGTCTTATGTAGTAATGGTATTCATATTGCAGTTTGCGGGAGCAATATTAGCAGCAGTAGGATTGGATTTTATAGGATTGGGACCAACAAAGGGAATTTCATTAGGTTTGATGTTGCAGTACTCAACATTATGGAATGCTATTCAATTGGGAATATGGTGGTGGTTTATTCCTCCGGGGTTGGCAATAACGATGATAGTAAGTTCGCTGTACTTTCTCAATATAGGCCTTGATGAGATATTCAATCCAAGGCTTAGGGAGGAGTGACCAATTTGGTAGAGATAAAGGGTTTGAAAATATATTATAAAACTTTGCGTGGAGACGCTAAAGCATTAGACGACGTGACTTTTACGATAAATGACAGAGAAATACTGGGGATAGCTGGTGAATCAGGATGTGGCAAGTCGACCCTGGGGAATTCCTTGATCCTTTTAAAGCCACCAATGAAATACGTCTCTGGTGAGGTTAGACTAAATGGCGAGAGATTACCGATTGACAATACTGGTGAGATGAGAAAATATCGCTATAAAAAAATTTCTCTTATACCCCAGTATGCTATGGATGCTTTAAATCCAACTCGTAAAATAGGGGGAATAATAAAGGATTTGGTTGGTCAGCATAGGGTAAAATACGAGGAGATAGAAGGAAGGCTAGATGAAAGGCTTAGAATGGTTAAATTATCTAAAGATATCCTTAATATGTACCCTTTTGAGCTATCAGGTGGAATGAAGCAAAGGTTAGTTTTAGTAATATCAACTTTATTAAATCCAGACCTTTTAATAGCAGATGAAGTCACATCAGCCCTTGATGTATCTTCTCAGAAAGCAGTCTCACTGATGTTTAAAGAGTTTAGAGATAGGGAGATAGTAAATTCAATTATATTCATTACCCATGATATAGCAGTTTTATACCAAATAGCGGATAGGATAGTTAT
This genomic interval carries:
- a CDS encoding ABC transporter substrate-binding protein, producing the protein MKRLLSLLLVLMLVMGALAGCGQSSKQEANNNTPQQNNTPQPSEEKVYQRNETLYYGGAMWGPPSNWNPLVPGNVVAGVVGLIYETLFNYDPVKNDLIPWLAEKGEWTSDKSYKVTLRDGLTWQDGKPLTSDDVRFTFEIAKENSDINYSPIWRWLESIETPDAKTIVFNFSTPHYHEWTFDLYQIPIIPKHIWEGKSKDKLLKDPNEKAIGSGPYLFDTYSNDRMVYKRNDNWWGIKALGLTPAPKRVVSLAVPSNNVALGMLMKGELDFSNFFLPGIPSLKSNYGITTFYDNPPYMIPDSTVFLFINTTKAPLNNVELRRAMAYAINPKVIVDKAYENQVMAANPLGFLPIKAWEEYYDNNVVSQYGFSYDPQKAKSILDAAGFKLGSDGIRTAPDGKKFKLEISVPYGWTDWMESAKIIADQLKAVGLDVEAKFPDFNKYYEDLTKGNFDLMINSFGSQTSISPWTLYNWLFAEIKDTQYNGNFGRFDAPGLRDLVDKFNETKMGSPEAKQVASQLEEIFLKNMPAIPIWYNGLWFQASNAVWENWPTEHDPYAYPCGWGGRWQTGGTMTLMKIKPKASQ
- a CDS encoding ABC transporter permease yields the protein MLKYLIKKLYIYILTFFFAVTIDWLIPRFMPGDPIGVLVSRFTGLPESAKVMYSYLTKAFGLQLPLWKQYINFWIAIFKGDLGISIYLYPKPVLSIIAQSVPYTLIVLLPAILLSWTVGNYIGAISARHKSLDSSMLPIFYIITSIPYMWLGILLAWALGIVFGIFPIAGAYSFSMRPNWSWQFVVDFLRHWILPFLSLFIVQIGGWAIGMRNLIIYELEANYSRYLEALGASEGLIRRYAFKNAILPQITGLALQLGTIVAGSIATEVVFAYPGMGYILLQGILNQDYFLVQGVFLFIIIGVLLANFLVDILYMIVDPRIRLGLGGENV
- a CDS encoding ABC transporter permease, with translation MKEFMYFAFKNTKFKIGLAILLFFLILAIIGPYISHYKDPLGYVSMSNLPPSRENWLGTTTFGQDVFTQFIYGLRSTFFIGLFGGGLATIIGLLIGFIAGYKGGLLDDLLMMLTNILIVIPTLALLIIIAAYLPYRGIGIQSVIIGLTAWPWTARAVRAQTLSLRSREFVNLAKITALRPLKIVLEEIAPNMMSYVVMVFILQFAGAILAAVGLDFIGLGPTKGISLGLMLQYSTLWNAIQLGIWWWFIPPGLAITMIVSSLYFLNIGLDEIFNPRLREE
- a CDS encoding ABC transporter ATP-binding protein — translated: MTNLVEIKGLKIYYKTLRGDAKALDDVTFTINDREILGIAGESGCGKSTLGNSLILLKPPMKYVSGEVRLNGERLPIDNTGEMRKYRYKKISLIPQYAMDALNPTRKIGGIIKDLVGQHRVKYEEIEGRLDERLRMVKLSKDILNMYPFELSGGMKQRLVLVISTLLNPDLLIADEVTSALDVSSQKAVSLMFKEFRDREIVNSIIFITHDIAVLYQIADRIVIMYAGKVVEIGPTEEIMANPLHPYTKALIKSLPNAGIRHTKEKLEGIPGHPPNLINPPAGCRFRDRCPLADENCLEEPPLAEINKGRYVACWKVKDL